The Triticum aestivum cultivar Chinese Spring chromosome 7B, IWGSC CS RefSeq v2.1, whole genome shotgun sequence genome window below encodes:
- the LOC123160417 gene encoding alpha carbonic anhydrase 7, with translation MAWSSGMAAVPIPTTIFVFLLLLPLCVVRHARAQELDSEEEFSYRSGRDNSPDRWGLLRTDWAACYWGRMQSPIRVPGDGPVTGPRNGRLARTYRYSPATLVNRGHDIMVRFDGNAGSVVLDGVSYRLRQMHWHSPSEHALDGRRYDLELHMLHQSDKASNKYAVVAQLFQIGEHRDETLHMLEPYIERIADRRQGHEEEIDYEVDPRRPVRGSDTFYRYTGSFTTPPCTEGIAWAVATKVRHVSRHQVELLRDAVHDHARRNARPLQEANGRGIALYYGWPRSGDGN, from the exons ATGGCTTGGAGCAGCGGCATGGCCGCCGTGCCCATCCCCACCACCATCTTCGTCTTCTTGCTGCTTCTTCCTCTCTGCGTCGTCCGCCATGCGCGGGCGCAAGAACTTG ACAGCGAGGAGGAGTTCAGCTACCGGAGCGGCCGGGACAACAGCCCGGACCGGTGGGGCCTCCTCCGGACGGACTGGGCGGCCTGCTACTGGGGCCGGATGCAGTCCCCGATCCGCGTCCCCGGCGACGGTCCGGTCACCGGCCCCCGGAACGGCCGCCTCGCCCGCACCTACCGCTACTCGCCGGCCACCCTGGTGAACCGCGGGCACGACATCATGGTGAGGTTCGACGGCAACGCGGGGTCCGTGGTGTTGGACGGCGTCTCGTACAGGCTCCGGCAGATGCACTGGCACTCCCCCAGCGAGCACGCCCTGGACGGGCGCAGGTACGACCTGGAGCTGCACATGCTCCACCAGAGCGACAAGGCGAGCAACAAGTACGCCGTCGTCGCGCAGCTCTTCCAGATCGGGGAGCACCGCGACGAGACCCTGCACATG CTGGAGCCGTACATCGAGAGGATCGCGGACAGGAGGCAGGGGCACGAGGAGGAGATCGACTACGAGGTGGACCCGAGGAGGCCCGTGAGGGGGAGCGACACGTTCTACAGGTACACGGGCTCCTTCACCACGCCGCCGTGCACCGAGGGCATCGCCTGGGCGGTCGCCACCAAGGTGCGGCATGTGTCCCGTCACCAGGTGGAGCTGCTCAGAGACGCCGTCCACGAC CATGCCAGGAGGAACGCTCGGCCGCTCCAGGAGGCCAACGGCAGGGGCATCGCCCTGTACTACGGCTGGCCTCGTTCCGGTGACGGGAATTAA